The DNA sequence TATAAAAACAACGTCGTCGTGAAAACCTTGTCCAACGCCCGCACTTCTTCTCCGACCTTCTCTGCTGCTTTACAGCCTGGATGTTGTGGCATGATGATGTGCTGTCGGTGTTGGTAGCAGGCCACGTCCCTTCCTTTTCCTGCCGTGCCCTAAGCTCCGTTAGCTGAGCTGCTTGGGCACAACCTTTTTCCTGACTACCGCAGGTTAGTCGGCCCGCCGCCGCGCTACGCTTTAGCGCCCCGGGCATCCCGAAAGCCGGTGTTTCCGCTGCGGAAAACCACATCCTCTTCGAATCATGCAAGTAGCCTCTGAGGCGCTGGTCCCGAACCTGCGCCAGCAGCTCGCCGGGCGTTCCGCCGTGGAAGTGCTGACGGCCGTAGCCGCGCAGTTTCCCGGTACTGCCACGTTCTCGACGTCCTTCGGCCTGGAAGACCAGATCATCACCCACCTGATTTTCGAGCACCACCTGCCGATTAAGGTTTTCACCCTGGACACGGCCCGCAACTTCCAGGAAACCTATTCCACCTGGAATAAAACCCTGCGGCGCTACGGCCAGGCCATTGAGCCCTACTTCCCGCAGCAGGCCAGCGTAGAGCAGCTCCTGCGCGAAAAAGGCCCCAACAGCTTCTACGACAGCGTGGACAACCGCAAGGAGTGCTGCGGCATCCGGAAAGTAGAACCGCTACGCCGGGCCTTGCGGGGCCAGCAGGCCTGGTTTACCGGCATCCGGGCCGAGCAGTCGGCCAACCGCCAGGACATGCACGCGGTGGAGTGGGACGCCGGCCACCAGCTCCTCAAGTTTCACCCCTTGTTCGATTGGACTTTCGAGCAGTGCTGGGACTTTGTGCACGCGCACAGCATCCCGTTCAACCCGCTGCACCAGCAGGGCTTCGTGAGCATCGGCTGCGCGCCCTGCACCCGGGCCATCCGGGCCGGCGAGGATTTCCGGGCCGGGCGTTGGTGGTGGGAAGACCAGTCGGCCAAGGAGTGCGGCCTGCACGGCACCCACAACGGCCCCGACCCGGTGGTGGAGCCGGTTTTGGCCAATTAGTCCGCTTGTCATCCTGAGCTTTGCGAAGGACCTTATCACACCAGAACGAGTCGGTGCAACGATACTCGTTCAACTGCCAAAGGTCCTTCGCTCTGCTCAGGATGACAGAATAAACAACTGACATCAGAGCTATATGAGTACCCCCCATTTCGATTACCTCGACCGGCTCGAAGCCGAAGCCATTCATATTCTGCGGGAAGTAGCGGGCCAGTTTGAGCGGCCAGCCCTGCTGTTTTCGGGCGGCAAAGACTCCATCGTGCTGACGCGCCTGGCCGAAAAAGCCTTCCGCCCCGGCCGCTTCCCCTTCCCGCTGGTCCACGTCGATACCGGCCACAACTTCCCCGAGGTGCTCCAGTTCCGCGACGCGCTGGCCGCCGAGCTGGGCGAAAAGCTCATCGTGCGCTCGGTGGAGGACACCATCAAGCGGCAGCGCCTGCGCGAGCCGGGCGGCAAGTTTCCTAGCCGCAACCCGCTGCAAACCTACACCTTGCTCGAAACCATCGAAGAGTTTCAGTTTGACGCCTGCATCGGCGGGGCCCGGCGCGACGAGGAAAAGGCCCGGGCCAAGGAGCGCATCTTCTCGGTGCGCGACGAGTTCGGGCAGTGGGACCCCAAGCGGCAGCGGCCCGAGCTCTGGAACGTGTACAACGGCCGGATTCAGCGCGGCGAAAACGTGCGCGTGTTCCCGATTTCGAACTGGACCGAGCTGGACGTGTGGCGCTACATTCAGCGCGAAAACATTGCCCTGCCCAGCATCTACTTCGGCCACCCGCGCACCTGCGTGGTGCTGCCCAGCGGCCAGCTTTTGGGCCTGAATGAGCACCTGCGCCTCGACGAAACCGACGAAATCGTGGAGCGCCAGGTCCGCTTCCGCACCGTCGGTGACTCGACCTGCACCGCCGCCGTGGAAAGCGACGCGGCCACCATCGACGACATCATCCAGGACCTGCTCAGCGCCAAAGTCAGCGAGCGGGGCGCTACCCGCCTCGACGACAACATCTCCGAAGCCGGCATGGAAGACCGCAAACGCAACGGCTATTTCTAAACGGTGAATTAGTGACTTAGCGATTTAGTGAGTTGTCGTTCTGCCTGCGCAGATGCCTAACAACTCCCAAAATCGCCAACCAACTCACTAATTCACTAACTCACTAATTCACAGATGGATCTTCTCCGATTTATTACCTGCGGCAGCGTCGACGACGGCAAGAGTACGCTCATTGGCCGTTTGCTCTACGATTCTGATTCCGTGTCCTTGGACGTGCTGGCGGCCCTGGAAAACCGGCCTACCGTGCACGGCACCGTGGATTTAGCCTTGCTGACGGACGGCCTGCGCGCCGAGCGCGAACAGGGCATTACCATCGACGTAGCCTACAAGTACTTCACCACGCCCCGCCGCAAGTTCATCATCACCGACGCGCCGGGCCACGTGCAGTACACCCGCAACATGGTCACCGGCGCTTCGACTGCCGATTTGGCCATCGTGCTGGTCGATGCCCGGCAGGGCGTGGTGGAGCAGACACGCCGTCACTCGCTCATTGCCTCGCTCGTGGGCATCCGGCACTTCGTGCTGGCCGTGAACAAGATGGATCTGGTGGGCAACGACCAGGCCGTGTTCGACCAGATTGTGGCCGACTACGCCGCCGTGGCCGACCAGCTCAAGCTACCCCAGGTAACGGCCATTCCCATCAGCGCCCTGCTCGGCGACAACATCGTGACGCGGTCCAAGAACCTGAGCTGGTATACCGGGCCCAGCCTGCTGGAGCACCTGGAAAGCGTGCCGGCCTTCGAGGAAGCCGCCATTGGCGAGCCCCGCTTCCAGGTGCAGTTCGTGATTCGGCCCCAGACCGACGACTACCCCGACTACCGCGGCTACGCCGGCCGCATCCAGAGCGGGGAGTACCGCCGGGGCGAGCGGGTCCACATTCTGCCCAGCGGCCAGGAGTCGGTGATTGAGGCCATTGAGGTCAACCAGCAGGAAGTGGACAGCGCCGCCGCGCCCCAGGCCGTGGTGCTGCGCCTGGCCGACGACGTGGACATCAGCCGCGGCGACTCCATCGTGCCCGTCGGCAGCCAGATTCACGTGGCCAAAGAGCTGGAAGCCACGATTTGCTGGATGGACGAGCGGCCCCTGTGGCCCGGCCGCAAGCTGCTGGTGCAGCACCACTCGGCGGTGGTCAAGGCCGTCGTGTCGGCTATTACCTACAAGGTGAACGTGCGCACGTTTGGCCGCGCCGCCACCGAGTCGGCCCAGCTCAACGACATCGTGGGCATCCGCCTCAAAACCGCCGCCCCGCTGGTGGTGGATTCCTACCAGCAGAACCGCGCTACCGGCGCCTTTATCCTCGTCGATGAGCTCAGCGGCGACACGCTGGCCGCCGGCATGGTGGAGGCCATGCAGAATAGCTTCGTGCCCGAGCCTTTGGGCTTCACGATTTAAGATTTAGTGCTTGGTGCTTAGTGCTTAGTGCTTGGTCCTTGGTCCTTGGTCCTTAGCAGCAAGAGAACAGAACATCAGGCTCTCCTACTGTCCTTTACCAACACTTCTATTTCTGTAGCAAAGGCCAACAGCCCCAGACACCAAGCCCCAAGCCCCAAGCCCCAAGCCCCAAGCACTAGGCACCAAGCACCAGGCACCAAGCACCAGGCACCAGGCACCAAAAACTATGTCCAACTTCCCACCCCCAGTTCCCCGCCTGACCGTGCTCGGCGCGGGACCCGGCGACCCGGAGCTCTTCACGCTGAAAGGCGTGCGGGTGCTGGGCGAGGCCGACGTGGTGCTCTACGACGCGCTGGCCAACAACGACCTGCTGGGCTACGTGCGGCCCGGTGCCCCGCAGATTTTCGTGGGCAAGCGGCGCGGCCTGCGCAGCTACCACCAGGACGAAATCAACGCCCTGATTGTGGATAGCGCCCGCCAGCACGGCCACGTGGTGCGGCTCAAGGGCGGCGACCCGTTCGTGTTTGGCCGGGGCCGGGAGGAAATGCTCTACGCCGAGCAGCACGGCCTGCGCACCGACTACGTGCCCGGCATCAGCAGCGCGGTGGCCGCCGCCGGCAGCGTGGGCATTCCCGTCACGCACCGCGGCAGCAGTGAGGGTTTCCAAGTGGTTACGGCCACTACGGCCACCGGCGAATTGTCGGCCGCCGTGCGGGAAGCGGCCCGCTCCCGCACCACCACGGTCATTCTGATGGGCCTGAGCCAGCTGGGGCGCATCGTGGAGATTTTCAGTCAGCACGGGCAGAGCGGCACGCCGGCGGCCATCGTGCAGAACGGCACCCTGCCCGCCGCCCGCCTCGTGACGGGCCCGGTGCGGGAGCTGCCGATGCGGGCCGCGGCGGCCGGCATCGGGGCCCCGGCCATCATCATTATCGGCGAAGTAGCCCGCCTGGCCACAGCCGATGCGGCGATGCCGGCGGTGTTTTCCGAGCTGCTTTCCTACGCCGAAGTGGCTTAGAAAAAGGAGACAAAAGAACCTCATGCCTGATCTGGCGTCCGCGCAGTCGAAGTATCTCTACCGCAATGGTAACTCCTGACGTCTGCCACGAAGCGGTAGAGATGCTTCGGCTTCGCTCAGCATGACAATTACTCTGGCAACGTCAGCACGCGAGATTCCTCGCGCTGCTCGGAATGACGTCCTGGATTGCCCCTCCTACCCTCCTGCCCGCCTACCCTTCTAAACTGCCCTTCCGCCATGAGCCTTCTTTCGCAAGACCCTGCCCTGCCCCTGGGCCTCGACGACAGCACGTTGCAGCGCCTGACCACCGGCCTCTCCGACCAGCAGCTGATCTGGTTGAGCGGCTACTTTTACGGCCGCACCGCGGCGGGCCGCCGCGAGTTGCAAAGCGCCCAGTCGGTGCCACAGGTGGCGGCCCCAGCGGCGGCTTCCAAGCTGACGATTCTGTACGGCTCCCAGACCGGCAACAGCAAGAAAGTAGCCCAGCAAACGGCCGAGAAAGCCAAGCAGCGCGGCGTGCAGGTGACGGTGCAGGACGTGAACGACTACGCCACCCGGGCCCTCAAAACTGAGCAGCAGCTCTTGCTGGTGGTCAGTACCCAGGGCGAGGGTGAGCCGCCGGTAGCGGCCGAGGAGCTGCACCAGTTTCTGCTCAGCAACCGCGCGCCCAAATTGCCCGATTTGCGCTACTCGGTGCTGGCCCTGGGCGACAAAAGCTACGTGCAGTTCTGCCAGACCGGCCGGGAGTTTGATGAGCGCCTGGCTGAGCTCGGGGCCCAGCGCCTGCTAGAGCGCGTAGAGTGCGACGTAGACTACCAGGAAACCGCTCAGCAGTGGGCCGACCAGGTGCTCAACGTCATTGCCGCCGAAGCCTCGGCGGCCAATGGCGGGCACGTAAGCAGCAACGGCCACGCCGCGGCTACCGAAACCCTGACCGCGCCGGAGCCGGCCGCCTACTCCCACCACAACCCCTTCGAGGCTACGGTGCTGGAAAAGATTCAGCTCAACGGCCGGGGCTCCAGCAAGGAAACCTACCACATCGAGCTGTCCTTGGCCGATTCGGGCCTGCACTACGAGCCCGGCGACGCCTTATCGGTGGTGCCGCGCAACGGGGAGGCGCTGGTAGCCGAAGTGCTCCAGGCAGCCCGCCTCGACGGGGCCGCGCCGATTCAGCTTTCGGGCGTGGAGTTTGAGCTGGGCACGGCGTTGACGCAAAAGCTGGAGCTCTCGGTGCTGACGCGCGACGTGCTGGAACGCTACGCCGCCGCCGCCCCGCAGCACAAGCCGCTGGCCGACCTCATCACCGACATTCCGCAGCTGCAACAGTACGTGTACGGCCGCGACGTGGCAGATTTGCTGCGCGAGTTTCCCGCCGAGTTGTCGGCCGGGCAGCTGGCGGCGGTGCTGCGGCCTTTGCCGGCCCGGGCTTATTCTATTGCCAGCAGCCTGCTGGTGCACCCCGAGGAAGTGCACCTCACGGTGGGCGCGGTGCGCTACGCCGCCCACGGCCGCACCAAGCACGGCGTGTGCTCGTCGCACCTGGCCGACCGTCTCGATATTGACCACACGGCCCGGGTGTTTGTGGAGCGCAACGAGTACTTCAAGCTGCCTCAGGACGGGGCCACCGACATCATCATGGTGGGCGCGGGCACGGGCGTGGCACCCTTCCGGGCCTTCGTGGAAGAGCGGGTGGAGCTGGGCGCCGAGGGCCGCAACTGGCTGCTGTTCGGCAACCCCAATTTCACTACCGACTTCCTCTACCAGACCGAGTGGCTGCAACACCTCAAGCGCGGCACCCTGCGCCACCTCGACGTGGCCTTCAGCCGCGACCAGGCTGAGAAAATCTACGTGCAGCACCGCCTGCTCGAAAAGTCGCGCGACGTGTACGGCTGGCTTGAAAACGGAGCGCACTTCTACGTCTGCGGCGACAAGGCCCGCTTGGGCTCGGCCATTCAGGAAGCCCTCAAGCAAGTGGTGCAGCGCGAAGCCGGCTGCTCCCCGGATGACGCCGCCGACTACCTGCGCGGGCTCAAAAAGCAGCGCCGGTATTTGGAGGACGTGTATTAAGCTCCCGAACGAGTGTAGAGACGCGCATTTGCGGCTCGGCGTTGAACGACTTGACTTCAACGACGCCTAGTAAACAACGACTGAGACGCAAATAGGCGGCTCGACGCCCCGGCGGCTTCTGCTCTCAGCAACCCCGTCCCTTGCTCCCCTATTCCCCTTTCCCCAATCTCTGCCTTTCCACCATCATGACTGCCCTGGGTTGCCTGAACCGATGTTGTAGCCGCGCCTAAAACCTGCGCCGCCGGGCGCAGCTGGCTTTGCGCGGCCGGCCTGCTTCTTTCCTTCCAACCCTGCTACCCAGATTATGAGAAAACTAGTTACTTCTTCCGTCCTGGCCCCGATTTTGGCGGTGGCCAGCGTGGCCCCGGCCCGGGCCCAGGATGCCATTATTGCCATCAGCGGCGTGGTGCGCGAAAACGGCACCAACCAGCCCCTGCCGGGCGTGAGCATCAGCGTCAAGAATGGTGCGGTGGGCGTGCTCAGCGACGCCAGCGGCCAGTTTGCGCTGAAAGCCAAGCTCAAGTTTCCCTTCACCCTCGTGTTCAACATGCTGGGCTACGACGCCAAGGAGGTTGAAATCGTGAATGCGACGAACCTCGTGTCGGTGGCCCTGGAGTCGAAGGCCCTGCTCACCAATGAGGTGGTCGTGTCGGCTTCGCGGGTCGAGGAAAGCCGGCTCCGCTCGCCGGTGGCCATTGAGAAGCTCGACATCCGGGCCATCAAGGAAACGCCCGCGCCGAGCTTCTACGACGCGCTGGAAAACGTGAAGGGCGTGCAAATGACCACCTCCAGCCTCACCTTCAAGGTGCCCAACACCCGGGGCTTCAACATCCCGAACAACTTCCGCTTCATGCAGCTCGTGGACGGCGTCGACATGCAGGCGGCTACGCTGGGCGTGCCGCTGGGCAACGCCATTGGACCCACCGAGCTGGATATTGCCAGCGTGGAAATCACGCCCGGCGCGGCCTCGGCGCTCTACGGCATGAACGCCATTAACGGCATGGCCAACCTCACGACCAAGAGCCCCTTCACCTACCAGGGCCTGAGCGTGTACCAGAAGCTGGGCGTGAACCACGTCGACGGCCAAGACTACAACCCGAGCCTCTTGACCGAGTCGGCGGTGCGCTGGGCCCAGGTGTTTGGCAAGCGCCAGCAGTGGGCCTACAAAGTGAACGGATCCTATTTGCAGGGCACCGACTGGCTTTCCGACACCCAGACCGACCAGAACCCCCAGAACCTGAACGCGGCCAACCCCCGCTTCCCCGAGCTGAGTGGCCCGAACAACCCCGCCGCCGACCTCTGGAACCGCTACGGCGACGATAGGAGCGGCAACGTGGCGGTGCCCATCACTTACAACGGCAAGACCGAAACCTTCAATGTGCGCCGCACCGGCTACTACGAGAAGGACCTCATCAACCCCACGGTGCGCAACCTTAAGTTCGACGGCAGCCTGCACTACAAGCTCACGGACCGGGCCGAGCTGTCGTACGGCTACCGCTACGGGCTGATGGACGGCATTTTTCAGCGCGGCAACAAGATTCAGCTCAAAAACGTGACCGTGCAAAGCCACAAGCTGGAGCTGCGTGGCGCTGACTTCGTGGCCCGGGGCTACGTGCTCGTGGAAAACACCGGCGACTCCTACAACCTCAACCCGCTGGCTACCAACCTGGATTTGAACAACGGCTCGAACAGCGTGTGGGGCGGCAAGTTCCGCACCGAGTTGCAAAAGCAGGTCGATGCCGGCGTGGACCTGGCTACGGCCATGAAGCTGGCCCGCACCGTCGCCGACCGGGGCCGCGCGGAGCCCGGCACGGCGGCCTTCGAGCAGCTCAAAAACACGATTACCGGCATCAACAACTGGGATATTGCCGTGAACGTGCCCGGCGCCCCGGTTACCGGCGGGGCGGCCCTGTGGCAGCGCAGCCGCACCTACCACGGCGAGGCCCAGTGGAACCTGGGCAAGCGCATCGAGTGGGCCGACGTACTGCTCGGCGCCGATGCCCGGGTATACGAAGTCATTCCCGACGGCAACAACTTCGTGGACTTCAGCAAGCCGCTCTCGGACCGCACCACGCCCGGCGGCAACAACCAGTACTACAAGAAAGTCGGCGCCTTCGGACAGGCCACCAAGCTGCTGCTGCACGACCGGCTCAAGCTCAACGCCTCGTTGCGGGTGGACTACAACCCCGAGTTCAGCCCCAAGCTCAACCCGCGGGTGGCGGCCGTCTATACTATTGCGGAGCGGCATAACCTGCGCGCTTCCTACCAGAACGGCTGGCGTTTCCCGGCCTTGTTTGAGGCCCTTTCGTTCGTGAATAACGGCTCGGTGCGCCGCGTGGGCGGCCTGGGCCGGGTGAACGACGGGCTGGGCTTCCTGGAGAATTCCTACACCCTGGCCTCGCTCGACAACTTCACCGCCGCCGTGAACCGCGACGTGGCTGCTGACCCGACCGGCACCACGTCCGAGAAGCAGGCCCGGGCCGCGCTGAAAAACCGCGCCGTGCTGCAAGTCGCCAACCTGCCCACCATGCAGCCCGAGCAAATCAACGCCTACGAGGTGGGCTACAAGAGCGTGCTGCTCGACAACCGCCTGGCCCTCGACCTGGACGCGTATTACAACGAGTACACCGGCTTCCTGGGCCAGGTGGAAGTGGCCGTGCCCAAGTCGGGCCCCGTCGGCTCCGACGCCTCGGTGCTCGACATGCTGACCCGCGCCAAGCAGGACCGGTACCGCGTCTACACCAACGCCCGCAACACCTACCGCAGCTACGGCTCGGCCCTGGGCGTGACGTATAATTTCTACCAGAAATACACCCTGGCCGGCAACGTGAACTACAACGCCCTGGCCAGCAACGAGCAGGCCGACGTCTTCGTGACGGGCTTCAACACGCCCAAGTGGGTAACCAACGTGAGCTTCGGCAACCGCGAAATCGTGCGCAACGTGGGCTTCAACGTGGTGTGGCGCCGCCAGAACGCCTTCCTCTGGGAAAGCCAGCTGGCCAACGGACGGATTCCGGCCTACCAGACCGTCGATGCCCAGGTAAACGTGCGCGTGCCTAATCTGAAATCCACCATCAAAGTCGGCGGCACCAACCTGCTCAACAACCGCTACGTGCAGTACGCCGCCGGCCCCACCATCGGCGGCCTGTACTACGTGGCTTTGACCTTCGACAACACGGTAATCCGGTAACCCCACCCCAACCCCCTTCGCTTGATGCGCAAAATCCTCCGGGAGAGGGGCTTTGATTACTACTCAAACGGGTATTACTCCAACAACCTGACACATCTGGCTCCCCTCTCCCGGAGGATTTTGCGCATCAAGCGAAGGGGCCGGGGGTGGGGTCCACCACTATGAAACGCCTGCTTCTCCTTGCGCTTTTCCTGTTTCTGGCCGCCCCGCTGCGCGCCCAGAAGGAGTACGTGCGCGAGCAGCAAACCTGGCTGGGCGTGTTCAACCAAAACCGCTTTTCCCAGCGCTGGGGCTCCTGGACCGATTTGCACCTGCGCCTGCACGACCATTTCGTGCAGGCGCCTTTTCAGACCGTGGCCCGCGTCGGGCTGACTTACTACCTCACCGACGACGTGCGCCTGACCGGGGGCTACGCCTACGTGCACCACTTCCCCGACGGGGCCCGCACCATCTCGCAGGCCGAGCACCGGCCCTGGCAGCAGGTGCAGTGGTTTACCAAATTCCCCCGGGCCCGACTCATGCAGTGGGTGCGGCTGGAGGAGCGTTTCCGCCGCACGATTCGCCAGAACGAGCGGCTCGACGAATTCGACTTCAACTACCGCACCCGCTACAATGCGGCCCTGTTTCTGCCCCTGAGTAAGCGCGGCTTCGAGCCGGGCGGGGTACAATTTCTGCTGAACAACGAGGTGATGATGAACTTCGGTAAGGAAATCCGCCTCAACTACTTCGACCAGAACCGGCTGTTTGCGGGCCTGGTCTACCAGGTGAATAAGCACGCCCAAATCCAAGGCGGCTACATGCATTTGTTTCAGCAGCTGCCGGCTGGCAATGTGTACCGCAACCAGCACACTATCCGGGTTTTCTACTTCCACAATTTCGATTTGCGGCCCGCCGTGTCCTTGGCGCCCACTCCTACTTCTTCCCCCGTAACTCCCTAACCCTAATGGCTGACCAGATAAAACTCTCCGAAGTCGAGCACGTCAAGGACGCCAGCAACTATTTGCGCGGCACCATCGATGAGAGCCTGCAGAACCGGGTGACGGGGGCCCTGAACCCGGACGACACCCACCTGATCAAGTTTCACGGCTCCTACCAACAAACCGACCGGGACCTGGAAAGTGAGCGGAAGCGCCAGAAGCTCGAGCCGCTCTACTCCTTCATGATCAGGGTGCGGGTGCCCGGCGGCGTGGCCTCTCCCGACCAGTGGCAGCGCCTGGACGCACTCAGCGACGAGTACGCCAACGGCACGCTCAAGCTTACCACCCGCCAGACCTTCCAGCTTCACGGCGTATTGAAGCGCGACTTGCAGCAGACCATTGCCGGCTTCAATCAGGTGCTCCTGGACAGCATTGCCGGCTGCGGCGACGTGAACCGCAACGTGATGTGCAGCGCCAACCCGCGGGAGTCGGAGCTGCACCGGCAGGTGTACGAAGCTTCGGTGGCCATCAGCAACCACCTCACGCCCCGCACCACGGCCTACTGGGAGCTGTGGCTGAACGGTGAATCAACCTACTCCAGCGCTATCAACGAGGGCGAACAGGAGGATTTTGAGCCGATTTACGGCAAGACGTATTTGCCCCGCAAGTTCAAAATTGCCCTGGCCGTGCCGCCCACCAACGACGCCGACGTGTTTGCCAACGACATCGGCCTGGTCGCCATTGAGGAGCAAGGCCAGCTTGTGGGCTTCAACGTGGCCATCGGCGGCGGCATGGGTATGACGTTCGGGATGAGTGAAACCTACCCGCGCCTGGCCGACGTCATCGGCTTCGTGCCGGCCGATAAGGTGGTGGACGTGTGCGAAAAAGTCCTGACGATTCAGCGCGACTGGGGCAACCGGGAAAACCGCAAGTTCAGCCGCCTCAAGTACACGATTGACCGGGTCGGCCTCGCTGCCTTCGTGGCCGAGCTGCACCAGCGCCTGGGCTACGAGCTGGCACCGGCTAAGCCGTATACATTCGACACCTCCGGCGACGCCTTCGGCTGGAACGGCGGCCCCGACGGCAAAGCCCACGTAACGCTCTTCATCGAGGGCGGCCGGGTGTACGACAAGCCGGGCTACGGGCTCAAAACCGCCCTGCGCGACATTGCCGGCTTCCACACCGGCGAGTTCCGCCTCACCGGCAACCAGAACCTGACCATTGCCAACATCGAACCCGGGAACCGCGGCCGGCTCCAAACCATCCTGGAGGAGCACGGCGTGTGGAGCCGCACCGAAAAGCAAACCGCGCTGCGGCTTAACTCCCTGGCCTGCGTTGCGTTAAACACTTGCTCCCTGGCCTTTGCGGAAGCCGAACGGTACCTGCCGCAGCTGCTTGACCGGATTGATCAGGTCATCCGGGCCAACCACCTCACCGACGACGGCATCCTGATTCGGATGACGGGTTGCCCCAACGGCTGCGCCCGCCCCTACCTGGGCGAAATCGGCTTGGTGGGCCGCGCAATTGGCCGATATAACTTATACTTAGGGGCTAACCACGCCGGCGAGCGGCTCAACAAGCTCTACCGCGAGATGCTCGACGAGGACGGAATCCTGCAAGAGCTCACGCCCCTGCTCGAAGCCTATGCCGCCGAGCGCCAGCCCGCCGAGCGGTTCGGCGACTTTGTCGTGCGGCGCGGCGTGGTGGCCGCCACCACCCACGGGCAGAACTTCCACGCCTAGCCGGCGGTTTTTTGTTTGCCGTGATAGAACGGCCTGTTTACTCTGTCATCCTGAGCTTGCGAAGGACCTTATCACATTCGCGCAACTTGTGCTAGCGTGATAAGGTCCTTCGCAAGCTCAGGATGACAGCCGAAGCACGCGAGATGCTTCGGCTGCGCCTCTGCATGACGGTCTTACGTCACCCCGCCCTGCCTGCTCCCGCCCTCTTTCTTTCGCCTGCCAATCACCTTTCCATGACCTCCTCGCCCCTTCCTTCCGAAGCAGCCCTGCCCCCGTTGGCCCCGCCCGCCGCGGAGGCACCCGCGGGCAACAACCTGTTTCCGGTATTTCTGAAGCTGGAAAAGTTTCGGGTGCTGGTGGTGGGCGGCGGGGCCGTGGGCCTGGAAAAGCTGGCCGCCATTTTGGGCAACAGCCCCGCCACGGCCGTCACGGTGGTCAGTGAGACCTTCCTGCCCGGCATTGTGCTGCTGGCCGAGCAGCACCCTCAACTGCAGCTGCGCCACCACGCTTACACGCACGTCGATCTGGTGGGCCACGACATCATCTTCGTGGCTACCGATAACCCCGTGCTCAACCGCGGCATCAAGGCCCACGCCGCCGACCTGGGCCTGCTCTGCAACGTGGCCGACACGCCCGACGAGTGCGACTTTTACCTGGGTTCCATCGTGCAGAAAGGCGACCTGAAAATTGCCATTTCCACCAACGGTAAGTCGCCCACGGTGGCCAAGCGCCTGCGCGCGGTGCTCGCCGACGCCCTGCCCAACGAGTTGCAGGAGGTCTTGCAGCACATGACCATCATCCGGGGCAAGCTGGCCGGCGACTTTGCCAACAAGGTGAAGTCGCTGAACGCCGTGACGGCCGAGCTGGCCGGCGGGCCAGCCTACGAGTCGCCGGCGGCCAAGCGCTGGCGCAAGATTGCCACGGCCTCGCTGCTGGCCTTCGCGGGCATGCTGGTCTTCAACATTCTGTCGTACTACGTCACCTGGGACCAGGTGTGGGGCGTGGCCTCCAACGCCCGGATGTTCTACATCTTCGTGGCCATCGGCTTCGGCGCCCAGCTCATCGACGGGCTGCTGGGCATGGG is a window from the Hymenobacter aquaticus genome containing:
- a CDS encoding phosphoadenylyl-sulfate reductase, translated to MQVASEALVPNLRQQLAGRSAVEVLTAVAAQFPGTATFSTSFGLEDQIITHLIFEHHLPIKVFTLDTARNFQETYSTWNKTLRRYGQAIEPYFPQQASVEQLLREKGPNSFYDSVDNRKECCGIRKVEPLRRALRGQQAWFTGIRAEQSANRQDMHAVEWDAGHQLLKFHPLFDWTFEQCWDFVHAHSIPFNPLHQQGFVSIGCAPCTRAIRAGEDFRAGRWWWEDQSAKECGLHGTHNGPDPVVEPVLAN
- the cysD gene encoding sulfate adenylyltransferase subunit CysD, translated to MSTPHFDYLDRLEAEAIHILREVAGQFERPALLFSGGKDSIVLTRLAEKAFRPGRFPFPLVHVDTGHNFPEVLQFRDALAAELGEKLIVRSVEDTIKRQRLREPGGKFPSRNPLQTYTLLETIEEFQFDACIGGARRDEEKARAKERIFSVRDEFGQWDPKRQRPELWNVYNGRIQRGENVRVFPISNWTELDVWRYIQRENIALPSIYFGHPRTCVVLPSGQLLGLNEHLRLDETDEIVERQVRFRTVGDSTCTAAVESDAATIDDIIQDLLSAKVSERGATRLDDNISEAGMEDRKRNGYF
- a CDS encoding sulfate adenylyltransferase subunit 1; this encodes MDLLRFITCGSVDDGKSTLIGRLLYDSDSVSLDVLAALENRPTVHGTVDLALLTDGLRAEREQGITIDVAYKYFTTPRRKFIITDAPGHVQYTRNMVTGASTADLAIVLVDARQGVVEQTRRHSLIASLVGIRHFVLAVNKMDLVGNDQAVFDQIVADYAAVADQLKLPQVTAIPISALLGDNIVTRSKNLSWYTGPSLLEHLESVPAFEEAAIGEPRFQVQFVIRPQTDDYPDYRGYAGRIQSGEYRRGERVHILPSGQESVIEAIEVNQQEVDSAAAPQAVVLRLADDVDISRGDSIVPVGSQIHVAKELEATICWMDERPLWPGRKLLVQHHSAVVKAVVSAITYKVNVRTFGRAATESAQLNDIVGIRLKTAAPLVVDSYQQNRATGAFILVDELSGDTLAAGMVEAMQNSFVPEPLGFTI
- the cobA gene encoding uroporphyrinogen-III C-methyltransferase; translated protein: MSNFPPPVPRLTVLGAGPGDPELFTLKGVRVLGEADVVLYDALANNDLLGYVRPGAPQIFVGKRRGLRSYHQDEINALIVDSARQHGHVVRLKGGDPFVFGRGREEMLYAEQHGLRTDYVPGISSAVAAAGSVGIPVTHRGSSEGFQVVTATTATGELSAAVREAARSRTTTVILMGLSQLGRIVEIFSQHGQSGTPAAIVQNGTLPAARLVTGPVRELPMRAAAAGIGAPAIIIIGEVARLATADAAMPAVFSELLSYAEVA
- a CDS encoding assimilatory sulfite reductase (NADPH) flavoprotein subunit, giving the protein MSLLSQDPALPLGLDDSTLQRLTTGLSDQQLIWLSGYFYGRTAAGRRELQSAQSVPQVAAPAAASKLTILYGSQTGNSKKVAQQTAEKAKQRGVQVTVQDVNDYATRALKTEQQLLLVVSTQGEGEPPVAAEELHQFLLSNRAPKLPDLRYSVLALGDKSYVQFCQTGREFDERLAELGAQRLLERVECDVDYQETAQQWADQVLNVIAAEASAANGGHVSSNGHAAATETLTAPEPAAYSHHNPFEATVLEKIQLNGRGSSKETYHIELSLADSGLHYEPGDALSVVPRNGEALVAEVLQAARLDGAAPIQLSGVEFELGTALTQKLELSVLTRDVLERYAAAAPQHKPLADLITDIPQLQQYVYGRDVADLLREFPAELSAGQLAAVLRPLPARAYSIASSLLVHPEEVHLTVGAVRYAAHGRTKHGVCSSHLADRLDIDHTARVFVERNEYFKLPQDGATDIIMVGAGTGVAPFRAFVEERVELGAEGRNWLLFGNPNFTTDFLYQTEWLQHLKRGTLRHLDVAFSRDQAEKIYVQHRLLEKSRDVYGWLENGAHFYVCGDKARLGSAIQEALKQVVQREAGCSPDDAADYLRGLKKQRRYLEDVY